A stretch of the Streptomyces sp. NBC_00078 genome encodes the following:
- a CDS encoding TetR/AcrR family transcriptional regulator gives MTTAKRDTYTPETLLSVAVQVFNERGYDGTSMEHLSKAAGISKSSIYHHVAGKEELLRRAVSRALDGLFGILDEEHARVGRAAERFEYVVRRMVEVLIGDLPYVTLLLRVRGNTATERWALDRRRDFDHQVAELLKAAAADGDVREDVEVRLATRLVFGMINSIVEWYRPDGRGTSEREVAEAVVQLVFGGLRKET, from the coding sequence ATGACCACCGCCAAGCGCGACACGTACACCCCCGAGACGCTGCTGTCCGTCGCCGTCCAGGTCTTCAACGAGCGCGGCTACGACGGCACCTCCATGGAGCACCTCTCCAAGGCGGCCGGCATCTCCAAGTCGTCGATCTACCACCATGTGGCCGGCAAGGAGGAGCTGCTGCGCCGGGCCGTCAGCCGGGCGCTCGACGGGCTCTTCGGGATCCTCGACGAGGAGCACGCGCGCGTGGGGCGCGCCGCCGAGCGCTTCGAGTACGTCGTCCGGCGCATGGTCGAGGTGCTGATCGGCGACCTGCCGTATGTGACGCTGCTGCTGCGTGTGCGCGGCAACACGGCCACCGAGCGGTGGGCCCTGGACCGGCGCCGGGACTTCGACCACCAGGTGGCCGAGCTGCTGAAGGCGGCGGCCGCCGACGGGGACGTGCGCGAGGACGTGGAGGTGCGGCTCGCCACGCGGCTGGTCTTCGGGATGATCAACTCGATCGTCGAGTGGTACCGGCCGGACGGGCGGGGCACGAGCGAGCGCGAAGTCGCCGAGGCGGTCGTGCAGTTGGTCTTCGGAGGTCTCCGCAAGGAGACCTGA
- the pdhA gene encoding pyruvate dehydrogenase (acetyl-transferring) E1 component subunit alpha, whose translation MTVMEQRGGYRPSPPPAWQPRTDPAPLLPDAEPYRVLGTEAAAKADPALLRRLYAELVRGRRYNAQATALTKQGRLAVYPSTTGQEACEVAAALALQERDWLFPSYRDTLAAVARGLDPVQALTLLRGDWHTGYDPREHRVAPLCTPLATQLPHAVGLAHAARLKGDDVVALAMVGDGGTSEGDFHEALNFAAVWQAPVVFLVQNNGFAISVPLAKQTAAPSLAHKAVGYGMPGRLVDGNDAAAVHEVLSDAVRHAREGGGPTLIEAITYRIDAHTNADDATRYRGDTEVETWRAHDPIALLEHELTERGLIDEDGIRAARDAAETMAADLRERMNQDPVLDPMDLFAHVYAEPTCQLREQQAQLQAELHAEQEGGH comes from the coding sequence ATGACGGTCATGGAGCAGCGGGGCGGGTATAGGCCGTCCCCGCCGCCCGCCTGGCAGCCCCGCACGGATCCCGCGCCGCTGCTGCCCGACGCAGAGCCCTACCGCGTCCTCGGCACCGAGGCGGCGGCGAAGGCCGACCCGGCGCTGCTGCGCCGCCTGTACGCCGAGCTGGTACGCGGCCGCAGGTACAACGCGCAGGCGACCGCCCTCACCAAGCAGGGCCGCCTCGCCGTCTACCCCTCCACCACCGGCCAGGAGGCCTGCGAGGTCGCCGCCGCGCTGGCCCTTCAGGAGCGCGACTGGCTCTTCCCGAGCTACCGCGACACGCTCGCCGCCGTCGCACGCGGCCTCGACCCCGTCCAGGCGCTCACCCTCCTGCGCGGCGACTGGCACACCGGCTACGACCCGCGCGAGCACCGCGTGGCCCCCCTGTGCACCCCCCTCGCCACCCAGCTCCCGCACGCAGTCGGCCTCGCACACGCCGCCCGCCTCAAGGGCGACGACGTGGTCGCCCTCGCCATGGTCGGCGACGGCGGCACCAGCGAGGGCGACTTCCACGAGGCGCTGAACTTCGCCGCCGTCTGGCAGGCCCCGGTCGTCTTCCTGGTCCAGAACAACGGCTTCGCGATCTCCGTCCCGCTGGCCAAGCAGACCGCGGCCCCGTCGCTGGCCCACAAGGCCGTCGGCTACGGCATGCCCGGCCGCCTGGTCGACGGCAACGACGCGGCCGCTGTGCACGAGGTACTCAGCGACGCCGTGCGGCACGCACGCGAGGGCGGCGGGCCCACCCTGATCGAGGCGATCACGTACCGCATCGACGCCCACACCAACGCCGACGACGCGACCCGCTACCGCGGCGACACCGAGGTCGAGACCTGGCGGGCGCACGACCCGATCGCGCTCCTGGAGCACGAACTGACCGAACGCGGTCTGATCGACGAGGACGGCATACGGGCCGCCCGCGACGCAGCCGAGACCATGGCCGCCGACCTGCGCGAACGCATGAACCAGGACCCGGTGCTCGATCCCATGGACCTGTTCGCCCACGTCTACGCCGAGCCCACCTGCCAACTGCGTGAGCAGCAGGCCCAGTTGCAGGCCGAGCTGCACGCCGAGCAGGAAGGCGGGCACTGA
- a CDS encoding 3-hydroxyacyl-CoA dehydrogenase — protein sequence MTALDLSSPVAVVGAGTMGQGIAQVALVAGHRVRLYDAAAGRAREAAEAIGARLDRLVEKDRLAAADRDAARDRLLPAQSLSELADCSLVVEAVLERLDAKQELLRELEGIVGEDCLLATNTSSLSVTAIGAVLRNPGRFLGLHFFNPAPLLPLVEVVSGFATDVSSATRAYEMARAWGKTPVACADTPGFIVNRIARPFYAEAFAVYEGQGAEPATIDAVLRESGGFRMGAFELTDLIGQDVNESVTHSVWQSFFQDVRFTPSLAQRRLVESGRLGRKSGHGWYDYGDDAESAEPHTAEPAQPPAYVVVEGDLGPASELLTLIREAGIAVREEDEDHGTRLVLPGGGQLALADGQTSVEFRDVVYFDLALDYRRATRIALSASQDTAPKTLAEATGLFQALGKDVSVIGDVPGMIVARTVARIVDLAHDAVAKGVATKEDIDTAMRLGVNYPLGPFEWSRKLGRNWAYALLDDLHLRDPSGRYAPSLVLYRHAYATDKREGSTS from the coding sequence ATGACAGCACTCGACCTCAGCAGCCCCGTGGCCGTCGTCGGCGCCGGCACCATGGGCCAGGGCATCGCCCAGGTCGCACTGGTCGCAGGCCATCGCGTACGGCTGTACGACGCCGCTGCCGGGCGCGCCCGGGAAGCCGCCGAGGCCATCGGCGCCCGTCTCGACCGGCTCGTCGAGAAGGACCGGCTGGCGGCCGCCGACCGGGATGCGGCACGCGACCGTCTGCTGCCCGCCCAGAGCCTCTCCGAGCTCGCCGACTGCTCCCTGGTCGTCGAGGCAGTGCTGGAGCGGCTGGACGCCAAGCAGGAGCTACTGCGCGAGCTGGAGGGCATCGTCGGCGAGGACTGTCTGCTCGCCACGAACACCTCGTCCCTGTCCGTCACCGCCATCGGCGCCGTGCTGCGCAACCCGGGCCGCTTCCTCGGCCTGCACTTCTTCAACCCCGCGCCGCTGCTGCCTCTCGTCGAGGTCGTCTCCGGGTTCGCCACCGACGTCTCGTCGGCCACGCGCGCGTACGAGATGGCACGCGCGTGGGGCAAGACACCCGTCGCCTGCGCCGACACCCCCGGGTTCATCGTCAACCGCATCGCCCGGCCCTTCTACGCCGAGGCCTTCGCGGTCTACGAGGGCCAGGGTGCCGAACCCGCCACCATCGACGCGGTACTGCGCGAGTCCGGCGGCTTCAGGATGGGCGCCTTCGAGCTGACCGACCTCATCGGGCAGGACGTCAACGAGTCGGTCACGCACTCCGTGTGGCAGTCCTTCTTCCAGGATGTGCGCTTCACGCCCTCGCTCGCCCAGCGGCGTCTGGTCGAGTCGGGCCGGCTCGGCCGCAAGAGCGGTCACGGCTGGTACGACTACGGCGACGACGCCGAGAGCGCCGAGCCGCACACCGCGGAGCCCGCACAGCCGCCCGCGTACGTCGTCGTCGAGGGCGACCTCGGCCCCGCGTCCGAGCTGCTCACACTGATCCGCGAGGCGGGCATCGCCGTACGCGAGGAGGACGAGGACCACGGCACCCGGCTGGTGCTGCCGGGTGGCGGCCAGCTGGCGCTCGCCGACGGCCAGACCTCCGTGGAGTTCCGCGACGTCGTCTACTTCGACCTCGCCCTCGACTACCGCAGGGCCACCCGCATCGCCCTGTCCGCCTCCCAGGACACTGCGCCGAAGACGCTCGCGGAGGCCACCGGCCTCTTCCAGGCGCTCGGCAAGGACGTCAGCGTCATCGGTGACGTACCCGGCATGATCGTCGCCCGCACGGTCGCCCGGATCGTCGACCTGGCGCACGACGCCGTCGCCAAGGGCGTGGCCACCAAGGAGGACATCGACACCGCGATGCGCCTGGGCGTGAACTACCCGCTCGGACCCTTCGAGTGGAGCCGCAAGCTGGGCCGCAACTGGGCGTACGCCCTTCTCGACGACCTGCACCTGCGCGACCCCTCAGGGCGTTATGCGCCGTCCCTCGTGCTGTACCGCCACGCGTACGCCACCGACAAGCGGGAGGGCAGCACGTCATGA
- the paaN gene encoding phenylacetic acid degradation protein PaaN has translation MAAELTTHELISQHRPTLDQALEAIRTRAYWSPHPEHPKAYGESGSLDMAAGKAAFDALLGTRLDLGQPGTDDWVGGEVSPYGIELGVSYPHADIDELLPAMKAGQRAWRDAGAEMRAMVCLEILKRISDRTHEFAHAVMHTSGQAFMMAFQAGGPHAQDRGLEAVAYAYVEQVRTPDTAEWSKPQGKRDPLALTKQFTSVPRGIALVIGCNTFPTWNGYPGLFASLATGNAVLVKPHPRAVLPLALTVQVARQVLAEAGFDPNLVALAAERPGEGIAKTLATRPEIRIIDYTGSTSFGDWLEANARQAQVYTEKAGVNTVVVDSTSNYKGMLSNLAFSLSLYSGQMCTTPQNLLIPRDGIRTDDGPRTFDEVVADLARSVDGLLGDDARANALLGAIVNPDVKARLEAAAGLGEVALASREISNPEFPDAVVRTPVIVKLDGARKYWEGADDEAAYMSECFGPVSFAVAVDSAADAAELLRRTIREKGAMTVGAYTTDAEVEQAVREVCLEEAAQLSLNLTGGVYVNQTAAFSDFHGSGGNPAANAALTDGAFVANRFRVVEVRREA, from the coding sequence ATGGCCGCCGAACTGACCACGCACGAGCTGATCTCCCAGCACCGGCCCACCCTCGACCAGGCGCTGGAAGCGATCCGCACACGCGCGTACTGGTCCCCGCACCCCGAACACCCCAAGGCCTACGGCGAGAGCGGCAGCCTGGACATGGCGGCGGGCAAGGCCGCCTTCGACGCCCTCCTGGGCACCCGCCTGGACCTCGGCCAGCCCGGCACGGACGACTGGGTGGGCGGCGAGGTCTCGCCGTACGGCATCGAGCTGGGCGTGAGCTACCCGCACGCCGACATCGACGAGCTGCTGCCCGCCATGAAGGCCGGACAGCGCGCGTGGCGGGACGCGGGCGCGGAGATGCGCGCGATGGTGTGCCTGGAGATCCTCAAGCGGATCAGCGACCGGACGCACGAGTTCGCACACGCGGTCATGCACACCAGCGGCCAGGCGTTCATGATGGCGTTCCAGGCGGGCGGCCCGCACGCGCAGGACCGCGGCCTGGAGGCGGTGGCGTACGCGTACGTGGAGCAGGTCCGCACACCCGACACGGCGGAGTGGAGCAAGCCGCAGGGCAAGCGCGACCCGCTCGCCCTGACCAAGCAGTTCACGTCGGTCCCGCGCGGGATCGCGCTGGTCATCGGCTGCAACACCTTCCCGACGTGGAACGGCTATCCGGGCCTGTTCGCCTCCCTGGCCACCGGCAACGCGGTCCTGGTCAAGCCCCACCCGCGCGCGGTGCTGCCGCTGGCGCTCACCGTGCAGGTCGCCCGTCAGGTGCTCGCCGAGGCCGGCTTCGACCCGAACCTGGTGGCCCTGGCCGCCGAGCGTCCCGGTGAGGGCATCGCCAAGACGCTGGCCACCCGCCCGGAGATCCGGATCATCGACTACACGGGCTCGACGTCCTTCGGCGACTGGCTGGAGGCCAACGCCCGCCAGGCGCAGGTCTACACGGAGAAGGCCGGCGTGAACACGGTCGTCGTGGACTCCACGTCGAACTACAAGGGCATGCTCTCCAACCTGGCGTTCTCGCTGTCGCTGTACAGCGGCCAGATGTGCACCACCCCGCAGAACCTGCTGATTCCGCGTGACGGCATCCGCACCGACGACGGGCCCCGCACCTTCGACGAGGTGGTCGCCGACCTAGCCCGCTCGGTGGACGGCCTGCTCGGCGACGACGCGCGCGCGAACGCCCTGCTGGGCGCGATCGTCAACCCGGACGTGAAGGCCCGCCTGGAGGCCGCGGCCGGTCTCGGTGAAGTCGCCCTGGCCTCACGGGAGATCAGCAACCCGGAGTTCCCGGACGCGGTCGTGCGCACCCCCGTGATCGTGAAGCTGGACGGCGCGCGGAAGTACTGGGAGGGGGCGGACGACGAGGCCGCGTACATGAGCGAGTGCTTCGGTCCCGTCTCGTTCGCCGTCGCGGTCGACTCTGCGGCCGATGCGGCGGAGCTGCTGCGGCGCACCATCCGTGAGAAGGGCGCGATGACGGTCGGGGCCTACACGACCGACGCGGAGGTCGAGCAGGCGGTCCGGGAGGTGTGCCTGGAAGAGGCCGCCCAGCTGTCGCTGAACCTCACGGGCGGGGTGTACGTGAACCAGACCGCCGCTTTCTCCGACTTCCACGGCTCGGGCGGCAACCCTGCGGCCAACGCGGCGCTCACGGACGGCGCGTTCGTGGCCAACCGCTTCCGTGTGGTGGAGGTCCGCCGGGAGGCCTAA
- a CDS encoding Lrp/AsnC family transcriptional regulator has translation MAPEQMAEGAEGGGQPPMPRPLDAIDLDILQMLQADGRASIRSVAERVHVSRANAYARINRLIEDGVIRGFGARVNHERAGQGTSAYITLKIVQNSWRTVREQLRQLPGASHIALVGGDFDVLLLVHTSDNKALRELVLTRLQAMPEVLSTRTLLVFEEEDLEPQG, from the coding sequence ATGGCACCTGAACAAATGGCCGAAGGGGCGGAGGGCGGCGGCCAGCCGCCGATGCCCCGTCCTCTCGACGCCATCGATCTGGACATCCTGCAGATGCTCCAGGCGGACGGCCGCGCGTCGATACGGTCGGTCGCGGAACGGGTGCACGTCTCGCGCGCCAACGCCTATGCGCGTATCAACCGCCTCATCGAGGACGGCGTCATCCGCGGCTTCGGCGCCCGCGTCAACCACGAGCGCGCAGGTCAGGGCACCTCGGCATACATCACCCTGAAGATCGTCCAGAACTCCTGGCGCACGGTGCGCGAGCAGCTCAGACAGCTGCCGGGGGCCTCCCACATCGCTCTCGTGGGCGGCGACTTCGACGTGCTGCTGCTGGTGCACACCTCGGACAACAAGGCGCTGCGCGAGCTGGTGCTCACCAGGCTGCAGGCGATGCCGGAAGTGCTCAGTACGCGCACGCTGCTGGTGTTCGAGGAGGAGGACCTGGAGCCGCAGGGTTGA